A portion of the Lolium rigidum isolate FL_2022 chromosome 1, APGP_CSIRO_Lrig_0.1, whole genome shotgun sequence genome contains these proteins:
- the LOC124684811 gene encoding chloroplast envelope quinone oxidoreductase homolog, whose product MAATAATAPAKMRALQYEAYGEGAAGLKHVEVPVPSAKKNEVLLKLQAATVNPVDWKIQKGDLRPLLPRKLPFIPVTDVAGEVVAVGPGVEDLAAGDQVVAMLNSLNGGGLAEYAVAPANLTVKRPSAVSAAEGAGLPIAAGTALQSLRSIGAKFDGTGKPLNVLITAASGGVGLYAVQLAKLANLHVTATCGARNIDLVKSLGADEVMDYRTPEGASLQSPSGKKYDGVVHCTVGVSWSTFKPLLSSSGRVIDITPNFSAILAGGLHKVTFAKKRLVPLLLWPNKADLEFLVGLLEKGKLKTVIDSRFPLSDAGKAWQSSIDGHATGKIIIEMES is encoded by the exons ATGGCGGCCACCGCAGCGACGGCGCCGGCCAAGATGCGGGCCCTGCAGTACGAAGCCTACGGCGAAGGCGCCGCCGGACTCAAG CATGTGGAGGTTCCCGTCCCGTCAGCAAAAAAGAACGAGGTACTGTTGAAACTACAAGCAGCAACCGTCAATCCAGTTGACTGGAAGATACAGAAAGGGGATCTGCGGCCTCTGCTGCCTCGTAAATTGCCTTTTATCCCAG TGACCGACGTTGCAGGAGAAGTTGTTGCTGTTGGTCCTGGAGTGGAAGATCTCGCAGCAGGAGATCAAGTTGTTGCCATGTTGAACTCTCTT AATGGAGGTGGACTAGCTGAGTATGCTGTAGCACCTGCAAACCTGACTGTTAAAAGGCCATCTGCGGTTTCTGCAGCTGAGGGTGCTGGTCTCCCCATTGCTGCTGGCACCGCGCTCCAGTCACTGAGGTCCATTGGTGCCAAGTTTGACGGAACCGGGAAGCCTTTAAACGTGTTGATCACAGCAGCCTCTGGTGGCGTCGGCCTGTATGCTGTGCAGCTTGCAAAACTGGCAAACCTCCACGTCACTGCTACCTGTGGTGCCCGTAACATTGATCTCGTGAAGAGCTTGGGTGCAGACGAGGTGATGGACTACAGGACCCCAGAGGGGGCTAGCTTGCAGAGCCCATCTGGCAAGAAGTATGATGGCGTTGTTCACTGCACCGTCGGTGTCAGTTGGTCGACGTTCAAGCCATTGCTTAGCAGCAGCGGGAGAGTGATCGACATAACCCCCAACTTCTCTGCCATCCTCGCTGGTGGCCTGCACAAGGTAACATTCGCAAAGAAGCGCCTCGTGCCTCTGCTTCTATGGCCCAACAAGGCGGACCTAGAGTTCTTGGTCGGGTTGCTGGAGAAGGGCAAGCTGAAGACTGTGATCGACTCGAGGTTCCCGCTGAGCGACGCGGGCAAGGCATGGCAAAGCAGCATTGATGGCCACGCCACTGGAAAGATCATCATTGAGATGGAGAGCTAA